TATCTTTCTAAAATGCAGTGGTGAGCTGCGAGTGCCAGCAAGGCCTGTCTACTGGACTTAACCTCTGCAAAAATACTGACCTACATTTAGAGTCTAAATTCTAACCTGTCTTCTCTCTTCATTTTAAGGCAATTGTCTTGACACTTGCAATGCTATataaagtgtgtgtatgtgggcaTTAGAACTTgcccaatcagatttcagcctatATACGTTGCCATATCAATATTATCAGCCCAGACACTTCAGAATTAGTCGTGGTGGCTGATGTATAGTAATTAATGTGTGCGCTATTTGGTCAGACCAAAACTTGTTGCAGCCAAATTTTACTCAGTATAATGTATATGATTTCaatcattattgtttttatgacatTGTTGGATTAATACAGAAGGTTTTAAACTGCTCCAGATGACATGCTTGACtgttgtttatttcatttactGGATCTCCTTTAGCTCTTGCTCACGTCTTTGCAATTCTTCCTATACTCCACAATTCACCATTGTCAGCTTTCCTCTGCGATACATCACGTCGgagttgtattgcatttttgtATAATATTCACTGTTTCTAGAACTGCTACATAATAGGTATACTAACTGGAGCATTATGTCAGGTAAACCCACATACCAAATGCAAGATGGGCCACTCCCAAAAGGTATCATGAAATGATGGTGACACGTGCTTTGGGGTGCCCTGACATCATTCTATAAGCCAGGCGCACAGGCTCAGTCAAGTTCGCTTCAAATTTGTTAAGGAGTGTCTTTCCGCTGGTGGGGCTGATGTTGTAGAAGCTTAATGTGCGGCTGCTGAAGCCCAGCCTGATCTCGATCCTGCACGACACCGTGGTCCTCTTAAGCGGCACGTCGCGACCCCGCTCGAAGGCGGTCAGCAAGTTGTCGAACCACATTAGGCACCAGGAGCTTTGGTTGCTTTCCAATGCAGAAGAAATCCCACTCCGCTCCAGCTTCTCGCTGCAGCACAAGCCCACAATCCAGGGAGAGCCATCGAGCTCCACCTCCCAGCAGTGGTCGCCTTCCGAGAAGCTCTGGGAGCTAAGGACCTGGAAGAAGCTGGTGAATCTTTGGGGAGAAGGGGGGTACGGCTGTTTGACGGAGCTGAACGTCACACTCTTCAAGTCCTCTGAGACGATGAGGTTAGGATGAGCTGTCCCAACGTCAAACGTCACCTCAGACGGGTTGAAAGTATTCCGAATCGAGCGATGAATGGCACCGAGACTTTTCCTGAGCTCACCGTTCATGTGCTCCAACTTTGAAATGACTTGAAGGGTGTTGAATTTTGATTCCACGCAATCCTCAGCTTCTCCAATGGCTTTTCCCATCATCTCTGAAATGTGTGGTTGCAGGTCCTGAAGGTCTTTGGCAAACATGGCCTCATCTCCCTCTGTCAGGAGAGACTCTGCTCTGAGCAGAACTTGTCTCAGCTGCTTGGTCATACCGGCGGCCTGACCAACCCTGTGGCTCACACTGGTCTCGCCCGGAGAGAGCTcctcatccagcatcttcatcaCCTCCATCCTGTACTTCAGCACCTCATCATTGAGCTGCCATAAATGTTCTGCCATCTTTTCTCTCAGCAGCTTATTAGCGCCTGTCAACTCCAACTCCTGCTCCTTCTCATTCCTCAGCATATCCTCTGACAACTCCAACTGGCGGGCCAGGTCAGTGGCCTGTGATGCCAGTTGAAACCTAGTTAAAGATACCTCTTTGGATTTAAAGTGATTTTCTCCACTAAGTGGGGTCTGTTTAGTTGCCTCCAAGTGgcattttcttttgcattgaTCCACAACTGCACCACATGGAGGAAGCTTGGCTTTACCCACAAAAGCTTTGTATGACTTAATAATGCTGCACAATTTAGAGCAGGTCACCACAGATTGGCTCCCCTCATAGCTTGCCTGGCACTCAGGGCAGCGGTGATGGTCAAGCCTTTCTCCGAGAATTTGAATGCAGCCGTGGCAGTAGAAGTGACCGCAGGGAAGAGACACGGGCTCCGAGTAGAGTTGTAAGCAGATTGGGCAGTGGAGATCTAAAGCTAAGGCCTCAAAAGGATTTGTAATGGTGGGGTTTGTCAGCGCAGACATGTTCTCAGACCTTGCAAGACAGACAT
This portion of the Syngnathoides biaculeatus isolate LvHL_M chromosome 10, ASM1980259v1, whole genome shotgun sequence genome encodes:
- the trim107 gene encoding E3 ubiquitin-protein ligase TRIM69 isoform X2 encodes the protein MSENMSALTNPTITNPFEALALDLHCPICLQLYSEPVSLPCGHFYCHGCIQILGERLDHHRCPECQASYEGSQSVVTCSKLCSIIKSYKAFVGKAKLPPCGAVVDQCKRKCHLEATKQTPLSGENHFKSKEVSLTRFQLASQATDLARQLELSEDMLRNEKEQELELTGANKLLREKMAEHLWQLNDEVLKYRMEVMKMLDEELSPGETSVSHRVGQAAGMTKQLRQVLLRAESLLTEGDEAMFAKDLQDLQPHISEMMGKAIGEAEDCVESKFNTLQVISKLEHMNGELRKSLGAIHRSIRNTFNPSEVTFDVGTAHPNLIVSEDLKSVTFSSVKQPYPPSPQRFTSFFQVLSSQSFSEGDHCWEVELDGSPWIVGLCCSEKLERSGISSALESNQSSWCLMWFDNLLTAFERGRDVPLKRTTVSCRIEIRLGFSSRTLSFYNISPTSGKTLLNKFEANLTEPVRLAYRMMSGHPKARVTIIS
- the trim107 gene encoding E3 ubiquitin-protein ligase TRIM69 isoform X1, with amino-acid sequence MGCIRSDSLGSVQNKTSRSENMSALTNPTITNPFEALALDLHCPICLQLYSEPVSLPCGHFYCHGCIQILGERLDHHRCPECQASYEGSQSVVTCSKLCSIIKSYKAFVGKAKLPPCGAVVDQCKRKCHLEATKQTPLSGENHFKSKEVSLTRFQLASQATDLARQLELSEDMLRNEKEQELELTGANKLLREKMAEHLWQLNDEVLKYRMEVMKMLDEELSPGETSVSHRVGQAAGMTKQLRQVLLRAESLLTEGDEAMFAKDLQDLQPHISEMMGKAIGEAEDCVESKFNTLQVISKLEHMNGELRKSLGAIHRSIRNTFNPSEVTFDVGTAHPNLIVSEDLKSVTFSSVKQPYPPSPQRFTSFFQVLSSQSFSEGDHCWEVELDGSPWIVGLCCSEKLERSGISSALESNQSSWCLMWFDNLLTAFERGRDVPLKRTTVSCRIEIRLGFSSRTLSFYNISPTSGKTLLNKFEANLTEPVRLAYRMMSGHPKARVTIIS
- the trim107 gene encoding E3 ubiquitin-protein ligase TRIM69 isoform X3, whose protein sequence is MSALTNPTITNPFEALALDLHCPICLQLYSEPVSLPCGHFYCHGCIQILGERLDHHRCPECQASYEGSQSVVTCSKLCSIIKSYKAFVGKAKLPPCGAVVDQCKRKCHLEATKQTPLSGENHFKSKEVSLTRFQLASQATDLARQLELSEDMLRNEKEQELELTGANKLLREKMAEHLWQLNDEVLKYRMEVMKMLDEELSPGETSVSHRVGQAAGMTKQLRQVLLRAESLLTEGDEAMFAKDLQDLQPHISEMMGKAIGEAEDCVESKFNTLQVISKLEHMNGELRKSLGAIHRSIRNTFNPSEVTFDVGTAHPNLIVSEDLKSVTFSSVKQPYPPSPQRFTSFFQVLSSQSFSEGDHCWEVELDGSPWIVGLCCSEKLERSGISSALESNQSSWCLMWFDNLLTAFERGRDVPLKRTTVSCRIEIRLGFSSRTLSFYNISPTSGKTLLNKFEANLTEPVRLAYRMMSGHPKARVTIIS